In Elaeis guineensis isolate ETL-2024a chromosome 1, EG11, whole genome shotgun sequence, a genomic segment contains:
- the LOC105032306 gene encoding ABC transporter B family member 21 isoform X7, translated as MTILFGELINILGKTTDAHIVVHEVSKVALKFIYLGVANGVASFLQVACWTTTGEQQAARIRNWYLKAILGQDIAFFDKEANTGEVVGKISGDTFLIQDAMGEKVGKFIQLVSSFIGGFIVAFLKGWQLSLVMSSVIPLVVLAAAVMAIAITKMAAHAQTAYSVAAATVEQTIGSIRTVASFTGEKQAIKKYNRSLKSAYKASVLEGLAAGFGLGATIAIIICSYGLGVWFGSEMIQRKGYTGGDVINVIFAVVTGSMSLGQASPCSSAFAAGKVAAFKMFDIFNRKPEIDAYDTTGKILDDIIGNIELRDVSFSYPTRPDEQILTAFSLIIPSGMTVALVGESGSGKSTVISLIERFYDPQAGEVLIDGINIKEFQLRWIRGKIGLVSQEPVLFATSIRNNITYGKDDATIEEIRAALELANASKFINELPEGLDTLVGEHGTQLSGGQKQRVAIARAILKNPRILLLDEATSALDAESEQMVQEALDKVRSNRTTVLVAHRLSTVRKADKITVIHHGSIVEKGSHEQLIKNPDGAYSRLVQLQEVNQDSDQHSCPDQHDLSVAVHLRKQSSSWRSTSQQASHGSGSRHSFSESFKLPAGPDIQEIAWKKPSHEEPPQHHQEVPLSRLAHLNKPELPVVLLGVIAAVVSGIVLPIFGVLLSRIIHTFYEPPAKLRKDARFWSLMFVVVGLVTIVSIPARAYFFAVAGSRLIQRIRSMSFDKVVNMEIGWFDKSENSSGAIGARLSADAAAVRSLVGDALGLMSQNAATFIAGLVIAVAACWQLALLIVALVPVIVVNGWIQMKFMKGLDADLKMKYEEASQVASDAVGSIRTVASFAAEDKVVELYRKKCEGPKNIVTRQGLVSGVGFGLSYFLLFCVYATSFYVGARLIEDGKTTSTDIFKVFFVLNFAAIGISQSSFLAPDATNAKSATASIFAILDQKSRIDPRDDSGMTIRLAKGNIEFQHVSFRYPTRPDIQILEDFCLAIQSGKTVALVGESGSGKSTVVSLLQRFYDPDSGQILLDGLEIQKLQITWLRQQMGLVSQEPVLFDDTIRANIAYGKGGEATEAEILAAAESANAHQFISALQQGYDTSVGERGVQLSGGQKQRVAIARAIIKDPKILLLDEATSALDAESERVVQDTLDHVMLNRTTIVIAHRLSTIKGADIIAVVKNGMIIEEGNHGALIGIKNGAYASLVSLHKC; from the exons ATGACAATTCTTTTTGGGGAACTGATCAACATACTTGGGAAGACTACAGATGCTCATATTGTGGTTCATGAAGTTTCCAAG GTAGCTCTCAAGTTCATATATCTGGGCGTGGCAAATGGTGTGGCATCATTCCTCC AGGTGGCATGCTGGACAACCACTGGGGAACAACAGGCTGCACGAATCCGGAATTGGTACTTAAAAGCCATACTAGGACAGGATATTGCCTTCTTTGACAAGGAAGCAAATACAGGGGAGGTTGTTGGAAAGATATCAGGTGACACTTTCCTCATTCAAGATGCCATGGGTGAAAAG GTTGGAAAGTTCATTCAGCTGGTATCATCATTTATAGGAGGGTTTATAGTAGCATTTCTTAAAGGCTGGCAACTTTCCCTTGTTATGTCATCTGTTATTCCTCTTGTCGTGCTTGCTGCTGCAGTGATGGCTATTGCTATCACCAAGATGGCTGCCCATGCGCAAACAGCTTACTCCGTGGCAGCAGCCACAGTGGAACAAACTATTGGCTCAATTAGAACA GTTGCTTCTTTTACTGGAGAGAAACAGGCTATCAAAAAATATAATAGGTCTCTAAAGAGTGCTTACAAGGCCAGCGTTCTGGAGGGTTTAGCTGCAGGTTTTGGTTTGGGTGCGACTATTGCTATAATAATCTGTTCTTATGGCTTAGGTGTATGGTTTGGATCTGAGATGATACAAAGGAAAGGTTATACTGGTGGAGATGTTATTAATGTGATTTTCGCAGTTGTTACTGGTTCCAT GTCTTTAGGCCAGGCATCTCCATGTTCAAGCGCATTTGCAGCAGGAAAAGTGGCAGCATTCAAGATGTTTGATATATTCAATAGGAAACCTGAGATAGATGCATATGACACTACTGGAAAAATTTTGGATGACATTATAGGAAATATTGAACTAAGGGATGTCAGTTTTAGCTATCCAACTAGGCCAGATGAGCAAATACTCACTGCATTTTCTCTAATCATACCAAGTGGAATGACTGTTGCTTTGGTTGGCGAAAGTGGAAGTGGGAAGTCAACAGTGATCAGTCTAATTGAGAGGTTTTATGATCCACAAGCTGGTGAAGTTCTTATAGATGGAATAAATATCAAGGAGTTTCAGCTCAGATGGATCAGAGGAAAAATTGGACTAGTTAGCCAGGAACCAGTACTCTTTGCAACTAGTATTAGAAATAACATTACTTACGGCAAAGATGACGCAACTATTGAAGAAATCAGAGCTGCACTGGAGCTGGCCAATGCTTCTAAATTTATCAATGAACTGCCTGAG GGCCTTGATACATTGGTTGGTGAGCATGGAACACAGCTCTCTGGTGGACAAAAACAAAGAGTTGCAATAGCTAGAGCAATATTGAAGAACCCACGAATACTGCTATTAGATGAAGCCACAAGTGCTCTTGATGCAGAATCAGAACAGATGGTGCAGGAAGCACTAGACAAAGTCAGGAGTAATCGAACCACTGTCCTAGTTGCTCATCGCTTGAGTACAGTGAGAAAGGCTGATAAGATCACTGTGATCCATCATGGGTCTATAGTGGAAAAAG GATCACATGAGCAGCTCATCAAGAATCCTGATGGAGCATATTCTCGACTCGTACAATTGCAGGAAGTGAACCAAGATTCAGATCAACATTCTTGTCCTGATCAGCATGATTTATCAGTGGCTGTTCATTTGAGAAAACAATCATCTTCCTGGAGATCAACAAGCCAGCAAGCATCTCATGGTAGTGGGAGCCGTCATTCATTCTCGGAGTCCTTCAAATTGCCTGCTGGACCAGACATTCAAGAAATTGCCTGGAAGAAACCCAGCCATGAGGAGCCACCACAGCATCATCAGGAAGTGCCTCTCAGCCGCCTTGCTCATTTGAACAAACCAGAGCTTCCAGTTGTCCTGTTAGGTGTAATTGCTGCAGTAGTCAGTGGTATAGTATTGCCCATCTTTGGAGTACTGCTGTCCAGAATAATTCATACATTTTATGAACCACCAGCAAAGCTCAGGAAGGATGCTAGGTTTTGGTCATTGATGTTTGTAGTTGTTGGTTTGGTGACAATAGTATCAATTCCGGCTAGAGCATACTTCTTTGCTGTGGCTGGGTCCAGGTTGATACAGAGGATTAGGTCAATGTCATTTGATAAGGTTGTTAATATGGAAATTGGGTGGTTTGACAAATCTGAGAACTCCAGTGGAGCAATTGGAGCAAGGCTTTCAGCAGATGCAGCTGCAGTTCGGAGTCTTGTTGGTGATGCACTAGGGCTGATGTCTCAAAATGCTGCTACTTTCATTGCTGGTCTGGTCATAGCTGTTGCTGCTTGCTGGCAGCTGGCTTTGCTAATTGTTGCTTTGGTACCTGTGATCGTGGTTAATGGATGGATCCAGATGAAATTCATGAAGGGACTTGATGCTGATTTGAAG ATGAAGTATGAGGAAGCAAGTCAGGTTGCTAGTGATGCAGTTGGAAGTATAAGAACAGTTGCTTCTTTTGCGGCTGAGGATAAGGTGGTGGAGCTTTATCGGAAGAAATGTGAAGGTCCTAAAAATATAGTCACAAGGCAAGGATTGGTTAGTGGAGTGGGCTTTGGGCTGTCCTACTTTTTGCTGTTTTGTGTGTATGCGACCAGTTTCTACGTTGGAGCCCGACTGATAGAGGATGGCAAGACTACATCCACAGATATTTTTAAA GTCTTCTTTGTACTTAATTTTGCGGCAATAGGGATTTCCCAGTCAAGCTTCCTGGCACCTGATGCTACAAATGCCAAATCTGCTACAGCTTCAATATTTGCAATCCTTGATCAGAAATCCAGGATAGATCCTAGGGATGATTCTGGGATGACCATACGACTAGCGAAGGGGAATATTGAATTTCAACATGTCAGTTTCCGGTATCCCACAAGACCGGACATCCAGATTTTGGAAGACTTCTGCTTGGCTATTCAATCAGGAAAG ACCGTTGCACTGGTTGGAGAGAGTGGAAGTGGGAAATCGACAGTGGTCTCACTACTTCAGAGGTTCTATGACCCTGATTCAGGTCAAATTTTGCTTGATGGACTGGAAATACAAAAGCTACAGATAACGTGGCTGAGGCAGCAGATGGGTCTGGTGAGCCAAGAACCAGTTTTGTTCGATGACACAATCCGAGCTAACATTGCTTATGGGAAAGGAGGGGAGGCCACAGAGGCAGAAATTTTAGCTGCTGCTGAGTCAGCTAATGCTCACCAGTTCATAAGTGCATTACAGCAG GGATATGACACTTCAGTTGGAGAACGAGGTGTCCAATTGTCTGGTGGGCAGAAGCAGCGAGTAGCCATCGCACGGGCGATAATAAAAGATCCAAAGATCTTGCTTTTGGATGAAGCTACAAGTGCACTTGATGCTGAATCCGAGCGAGTGGTTCAAGATACGTTGGACCACGTGATGCTCAACCGGACCACAATTGTTATTGCACACCGATTGTCCACAATCAAAGGTGCTGATATAATTGCAGTAGTCAAGAATGGAATGATCATAGAGGAAGGAAATCATGGGGCCTTGATTGGCATCAAGAATGGGGCCTATGCCTCTCTTGTTTCATTGCACAAATGCTAA